The proteins below come from a single Demetria terragena DSM 11295 genomic window:
- the moaA gene encoding GTP 3',8-cyclase MoaA, with protein sequence MTEVESIAVSGTSRPEGALIDRYGRVARDLRVSVTDRCNLRCTYCMPAEGLPWMAKPEMLDDDEMVRLIGIFVELGVRQVRFTGGEPLLRRSLVDVVRRVGELTPRPQMALTTNAVGLDRLAGRLADAGMNRVNVSLDTQDAETFKKLTLRDRFADVEKGLAAAAAAGLTPVKVNSVVMPGVNEDGIADLLQWCLDRDYELRFIEQMPLDAQHAWERSEMITADDIHARLGERFTLTPMPDSARGSAPAERFLVNGGPQTVGIIASVTRPFCGACDRVRLTADGQVRNCLFSRREEDLRALLRGGASDEDIAAAITGEMARKRAGHGIDDLSFVQPDRPMSAIGG encoded by the coding sequence ATGACAGAGGTTGAGTCGATCGCCGTTTCCGGGACGTCACGTCCCGAAGGGGCCCTCATCGACCGGTATGGACGGGTCGCCCGCGACCTCCGCGTATCGGTCACCGATCGCTGCAACCTGCGGTGCACCTACTGCATGCCTGCTGAGGGCCTGCCGTGGATGGCCAAGCCAGAAATGCTCGATGACGACGAGATGGTTCGGCTGATCGGCATCTTTGTTGAGCTCGGCGTTCGACAGGTGCGATTTACCGGCGGTGAGCCGTTGTTGCGTCGGTCTCTGGTCGATGTGGTCCGACGAGTCGGTGAACTCACCCCGCGTCCACAGATGGCGCTGACCACCAACGCCGTCGGCCTGGATCGGCTCGCGGGCCGGTTGGCCGACGCTGGAATGAACCGCGTCAACGTCTCGCTCGACACCCAAGATGCTGAGACCTTCAAAAAGTTGACGCTGCGCGATCGCTTCGCCGACGTGGAAAAGGGACTGGCTGCCGCGGCGGCCGCAGGTCTGACGCCAGTCAAGGTCAACTCCGTGGTCATGCCGGGTGTCAATGAGGATGGCATCGCAGATCTGCTGCAATGGTGTCTCGATCGTGATTACGAACTGCGTTTCATCGAGCAAATGCCGTTGGACGCCCAGCACGCTTGGGAACGCTCGGAGATGATCACCGCCGACGATATCCACGCGCGGTTGGGGGAGCGGTTCACCCTGACGCCGATGCCCGACTCGGCACGCGGTAGCGCGCCAGCAGAACGTTTCCTCGTGAACGGCGGCCCACAGACTGTCGGCATCATCGCCAGCGTGACGCGTCCGTTCTGCGGGGCCTGCGACCGGGTACGTCTCACAGCGGACGGTCAGGTGCGCAACTGCTTGTTCTCCCGCCGCGAAGAGGACTTGCGCGCCCTGCTGCGAGGCGGGGCAAGCGATGAGGACATCGCCGCGGCGATCACGGGCGAAATGGCCCGTAAGCGCGCCGGCCACGGCATCGACGACCTCAGCTTCGTGCAGCCAGATCGGCCCATGTCCGCCATCGGCGGCTAA